The stretch of DNA ttatatatatttatatatatatatataatccttTCTTAAACTTTGCGTCGCCGCGTGAcgtttatcttaaaaaaagaagatggAAGGCGCCACGAAACGCGCGTAGGCCGTCGCACTATTCCTTAGCTGTTACCGATTTGATTCTTCGTGTTATACCGCGGGATTGTGTGCGacttcatttatttattataaggATAAATTACTCAACCGATAGAAATAGAGTTGTGGCAATTCATTCATCGATCAGACACCGGTACATCGCCAAACTCGCCTTTTATTACATCGTGGCGTTTCAAACTACGAGTGCGCGAAGAGATTGTTCTCGTACAGAAGTTCGTTAgttcaaaattgattttatattttacaatttttcttctttctttgaTGAGCATTGTGAGCGCTAGCCATGCAGTTTAATCTActgtttatatatgtatgtatatatatatatgtgtatatattatgcgTATACTCTCGCAATGAAGTCGAACACTCATCCGTGGTGGACGCTATAACAGCTAATCGCAATATTATCTTGAGGGCTTGTGCACACTCGACATCGCAGTAGGTAGTTAATAGtagtagtaatagtaataaatcatcgcttatgtttttttttcttctcttcccGCCTCTTCTCTCCCAAAAACTCGTATCTTATGGAATACTTTTAAGATCTATTGTCACCACGATTGATTGAGACGAGttggtattattattattattattattattattatttaagttttccTTAACAAGATTAATTCATTAGTCATTTCTTTACTTAATACGCACTCACGCATACCTATCGTGCCTCAACGACACTCTATCCTTTCTCAATTCGATCATATTGCACGCCAGTCTTATCTGTTAAGgaatgtatatttacatagCGTTATCACTACAACcgtttataaatcgatttttagGAATTCGGATGCATATTGACAACCATCACaacaatatatctttttttgtatttttctttcttaacgCATAATACAGTTGTCACAATTATCTTGCTTTTCGAATTTCACATGCGCCATAATGATGATCCTCTCGCTAAAGTAAAGCTAAATACGTACTTGTATATTTTCTGTACTATTACAGAATAGTGAATCAGCGCCAACGTGCAGTATGACCGTATTTTTGTATGATTCAAAGGTTCCTCGCGTTCCGCCCGAGAACTTTTCTTTCGTTGATAAgtgtgatatataaataaaataatcagacagtgcgaaatacaaaaaacCGCGAAAACTGACGCGAAAACTCGCGAGTAGGAGTGCTTTGCGAGTTTTCCGCCTTTCGCATAGGTTTCGCGCAGGCTTTTATCATCAATCTTAcacaaaatgcaataaataaggTAGTTTGTAGACAATGATACGACAAAAAGACAAAGGACAATATAATGGCAGTGAATAATCTTGAAACAGAATGTCAACACACATAGATTTCTTCGCTATTTTCGTGAGGAAGAGCCGAGGTGTATCTTGTGCCAACAACGTTACACTCGGGAAACAGAGTCATTTGTAAAACGAACGTGTATTTGGAAAACGAAGTACGATTAATTTCGATTAACGACTTGGCACACgcaataataacgataataattcattattgtTAATGATAAATCTCACGTGTCGCTTTAGCACGTATTAAAATACTTCAATAATTACGATGTAAGAATAGCTACCGGTAAATTCGTTCTCGCGACCGTTCATCCCGTATTCGCGATGGCATGCAGAGAGACCCACACGTGCGCGTGCACGCATAGAAGAATATACGCGTGTACGAATAATTCATCCTCCCATTCGCGCTCAATGCACGCACACACGTATGCTTatgaaaaagtatatatatgtacacattcatgtatatgtaaccgtaatatatatatatatatatatatatgtatttatctaCCTTGCATTTCAGCAAGCAGCAACAGGTTTGCTTAAAAGATTCGTCTAAAATCCTGTGTTTCTAAAACTGTCAGTCAGCTTAATAACGTAACGAGCAAGAATTCAACAAGATCGGCTGATTCTACTCCGCTAAGCCGGCCGTTaacatttctctcttttttttctctctatcCCGCGAGCATATCTATAATCACTCTACTGATAGAAattgcgttttatttttaatacgtcAACCTtgcaaagataataattttgtcagATTTGGCatgaaaataacattattgcCATCAGTTGTAGCAATTGAAACGTAATTgtttttctatcttttctcAACTCTACGCCGAGGCTTGCTCGCGTTTATCAACGATATTATCATTATGATGTGGACATTTACGCTGGGGATATGACAAAAGTAAGGTGTAACTTcgttgtgaaataaataactcgcgaaacaatagaaattatgaagaataaaatacgaGGATGGGCGACAGGAGAAAAAAACGCGGAGAAAATAATCGGAGATTACGATGAATATTCACAGAGCAGGGAACAGGATATACATTGCATCGCCACGAGATTTAAGTCGAAAGTCAAAAGGACTTGACGCGGCTGCGGGGCTGCTGACTGTTCCTCGATTGGCTGCGCGGCGACGGTGTCGGCGTGGACGTCGGCGTGGTCGTGCCGGTAGCGGCGGCGGCACCGCGCGACGACCGCGACGAGTGCTTGCGACCGAATCGAAAGAATCGTCAGAAAAAGATTACCTCCTCCTCCAGcggttgctgctgctgctgctgctgctgctgctgttgttgttgttgttgttgttgtggAGACGACTGCATTTCCGCGCTTCGTTGCTGTTGGTGCTGTTGCGTTTGCTGATGCGCGTACGAGGTGTCGGGTGGAGAACGAGTGATGCGAAGCGAGCGATTCGACGAGTGTATATGACCACCGCCGATTCCGTGATGATGGCTATTCCCGAGCTCCGGCGATGAGTACGCGGAGCCAGTGACGAGGGCCGGGCTGCTGCCCGTTCTGGAGTGTCGATCCGGGCTGTTATTGCTCGCAGTGCTGCTGCTCCTGTCGATCGTGCGGCAAAACACAAACACAAGTTACTGCCTGCGGCTGAGAAGTGGATGTCAGTAAAACGTTTCGAGGTTAGGCGAGAGCTTACCTTGTGTTATTGTTGCTTCCGCTGGCGAGCTTCAACGGCAGCTGCTGCTTCACCGGCAGATTGCTCTGCACTTTCTGCTGATTCGTCGCGCTGATCAGATTCAGGGGGATGCGCTTCGCGTCGGATTGCTGCGTCTTGCTGCGCGCAGTTTGCTGCATCGTGTCCGTGTTTTGCGTCAAGTGGGACAGATGGATCGCCGTCGAGCCGGTCGTGGAGCTCAGCGTGACGCCCTGTCGCTCGAGCGCCTCAAGTCGCCGATACAACTGCTCCCGTTGCTGCGTCACGTCCCGCTGCTCCGCTATCAGCTGTTCCCTCTGGCGGGCCAGTTCGGTTCGTTCCTCCTCCAATTGCGTCTTCTCCTGCTGGGACACGGCGCGAAACGTCGCTTTCTCCCGACAGAACTGATCCTGCAAATTCCGCAGCTCCTCCAGCTGGCGATTCGGATTCGGACGACTGTTGCACTTGCTCTCCCTACATACAGCCAGCTGTGCCTGAAAGCGGTCGATTGTCGTCATCTGACTAGTCACTATATTGTACAGCGTGTAAATGTGGTGAGACAAGCGTAACGCCGCGCGGTGTTGATCTTTGCTCGTGTCCAGTTCCTGACCCTCCTTCTCGTCGGGATTCTCCGTCGGTAACTTGTCCGAATTGTGTCTCGACAGCTCGTCGAGATTTTGCTTCGGTAACTCGTCCGGATTCTCTTTCGGCAATTCGCCGAGCTTCGGACCGGGAATCAGGGTGTTCAACGCGTTTGAATCGCGTAGCGGATGCCTCTCCTGAAAATTACAGCAGTTAGAATTCGTTGCTCGTGTTCTCTTctttatatgtacatgtacCTTGTTATGATCGAAACCGGCGAATGTCTCGGCCCGTCGAGGAACGCAAAGAGCTGGCGGAATGTAAGCCTCGCTGTGGCGTTCACCAGCGGAGCTCAAACTTCTGGACAGGCCGCCTGAACTGGGCGACAGCAAGTTGATGAGACGTGACGCTTCTTGCAGAACCACAAACGCCTATGTTGAATAAAGTTTGCACGATTAATCCATCAGTTTCCGGCTAAATTAAgagttcaataataaaaatataatttgatatcaaCCTCCTGCCACAATTGAATGGTGTCCATCCCTTCGTTGTACACCAAGCGACTGTAATCAGTGCCTTCCTTATCGAATTTCTCGATTTTCTCATTATCACTCTCGTTCCCGCTCAAGATGTTTGTCGCGTGTAAAAGCTGCATTTGCAAGTTGATCTTTTCCTCGAACAACAGCGCCAGCTCGGCGTCCTTCTTTCGCATCTCGTCTGGTGacacaatttcaatttcaacacgtcggcaaaaaatatttgaaattacgagaaaattaaaagatattgaaaaagaagGTAACATACCGACGATTTTGTGTATGTGCGACTCCTTGGTCCTCGCGATACGCTGTTTCTCTTCGACGGTGAGTGAAATCGAAGAGGAACGAGTATCTCGCAATTCATTAGTGTTCTCCGCCAGCGCGTCGACCTCGTTGTCGTGCTCGTGTGGGCAAGCCTCGCAGGCCGATCGGATGGCCTTTATCCACACCTGTTTGTCCTTTGGTTTCTGAATCTTCAGCTCGAACATCTCCGGTTCGGCCGGGTTATTGCTTATCAGGTAAATGCAGGATTCTTGACGAGCCTTCTCGCGGACGAGCAGCTTCTGCAGCGACATTATGCCGGTTTTATTGTCAGGCACGAAGAACGCGTATTTCTGATCCCTCTCAGCCAAGAAAAACAGTATGTCTGAGAGAACGACCACTACGATGGCAGTCATTTTGCAGCCACGATTGTGCAATAGGTATGCAGTGCCCTCGAACTTCAGGACTCGGTTGATTATGTCCGACTTTTTGAATTTGGCACCACGATACGTCGCGAAGGACTTTGCATCAATCCTGCGGAAACGTCATTAGTCAGAAACAACGATGTAAAAGTAAGaataataagaagaaaaaaaaaaaagaaaaagaaatcgaaacttacttattatatatttctaattttctatCCTCACGCTCTTTGTCAGCTACGCAGGCGTCTACATCAGCTAAAATCTCTTTAACAAGGGCCAGCGCTCTAGGTAACTTTGTAGCCTCGTCTTGCACGATGGCGGTTTTGATAAGCGGCTCAACCAGCAGCGGATATTTCGTCAAGCGTTGAGTAACAAAGAGTATACACTCGGGTATACCTTTCTTTTTCAACAAAGGATTCGTCTAAAAACACAATTACAAATCAGCGATATCGCTCGAGTCTGTGAATCTCGACTTTTGTCTCGATGCAAAGCATACCTGACAGTGACGGACGAAACGGGCGAAGCGTGGATCGTTACGCAGGTAATATTTGTACGCCTCGACGGCGTCTCTGTGGCGGCTGCAGAACTCGCCGTACGCGCTCTTCATCCGGTGCGCGTTATCGCCCGAGAATTGCTCGACCAGAATGTCGGCGATCGTGGAGACGACGGGATCGGCGCTCTGCCGTCTTCGCAGCTTCTGCAGGAAGCGCAGATGGATGTCAATGAGGTCACGCAGCCGCGGAAACATACGCTCGAGATCTGGCTGGCCGAGACGGAAGTGACGTCGCAGCCCCTCGGCGAAGATCTTCTCCATCGCGAGCAGCACCAGGCAGTGGTGCTTCTCCGTGAGCACGAACTCGTAAATGTGCTCCTGCCGCTTCACCTCGCGCTCGCAGTTGTCGACGAGGCGCAACGCGACGTTACGCCCGATCGTCGAGCTCCAGGAGTCGGGCTCCTCCTTCCCCAGCTCCAGCTCGGGGTCGATCTCCTCGAGGTCGCTCACCGTGAACTGATGAGCGTCCTCGCCGAAGTCAAATTCCTCCCCACCGCTGGAAATGAAGGAGAGAATCGGTTTATTAATTCCCTCCCGTTGATCCGTCAAAGCTACGACATCGTTACTGGACGACAATATTGCTACTTATTGATTCATTTGTGGGCTGAAGTTTTTATTGCAACATTTATAGGAAAAGAAAGATGTATTTTACAAACCTGGGAAGATCACGATGCTGCCCGCTCTCGGCGTCTTTCTCTTCGTTTATCGTTTGACTGAAAGAAAGATATAGCTTCGTTTCATAAAGCGCTATTTGTGATTAAAGAAGAAGTCTTACTTTCCCCTAAGTGATGCATACAATGTTAGGTCGAACTCCAGCTTGAAAGACTCTTGAAATTAAACGGTATTTACGTTGCGGGGCGCTTTTAAGAAGACTGCGTGAGTTAtgcgttgaaaaaaaattattcttttcgaTACGTGGCCTTCTATACAAACCTTCCTTAGGACGATATTTCGATCGCATCGTTTTTAAGCGTATGCAATATCTTCTCGTTTAACACTCGTTACGCAGTCAATACGTATCCGACACGTTTACTGAGCAATTGCATTTGCCGTAATATGATTAATGCGACCGCCCACGTAATGCATAGCTAAACAAAGCCAGCGATCTAAGATAGATTCAGAGATTAAAGATCTTTATATAGTTTCAATAGCAACAAAAGCCATTCGCGCGTGAGCGAGAACCTACAGAGAGCCGGGGAACTCCGAGTTCAGGTCGGCTGGGACATGCGTCGTGAATGTTTCCTCGCGCTCTCCTAGCTTTTATATATCCCAGTCCCGCTTAAGCTCCTTTCATCGGGACGCACGTACGAGACGCACGTGCGAGAGTTCGGACCCGTCAGACCATAATCCCAGCCCGACCTAGAGCTTGACAAATTACTGCAAGGATATGACTGTCTATATGAAAGTTCGAGTATGGAATCTCGTGATACATTGACAATTGTAGGAACGATGAGATAGAGAAACGCAACAAGCTGTCGTTGGCAGGGCAAGGTGTAAAgtgaaaaggaaagagagaaagagagagagagaaagagagactgACAACTTGTTATAATCATGTGTGACTTTTCAGTGTTTGAATACTTATCACGGAGAAATTACCTTACTAAGACTAAGACTCGGTGAGCTTACGCGCTACAATTTAGGCGAAGATTACAACGAGAAGAAGAgaacacaaaaatatatatatatatatcattgaatGGACACAAAAATATCATAGAAGCAAGCACAAGATCAGAAGCACAGGCAGGGCAAGATGATGTCTCTTTCGAGTATACAAAGTTCGACTGCCGTTTGACTGAATTCGTGAAGCGATATTTATGTGTTTGTGTACGTGTTTACGTGTAAGTGTGTGCGAGAAAAGAGTCGAGGAACGAGAGACGCGCGCCTGCCTACTAGACGCGTGTAAGATGACACACGAACAGAAACGAACGGAACGCTTTCGACAGAATACAGGTGGAACACATCAGATATCAGAGACTTACTTGACTCCAAGCTTAGTAGCGACTCGCCGCCAAGGGCTGTAGCTTGACACGGTTTTCTTGTGGCTGTTAATTTCCCTTTAATCGTCGTACAATCGATCGGTTTGCACGTGGTTGCACAAGAGGGAATGCACGGGAGAAGGAAAAAGCACATACTGCATTAGGGCAAATTTCATTTCGCCTGCCGGACTGTTTTTTCCTCCATTTTCCCTCACTAATCTGCCTTTCACGCTCTTTGACTTTACATATCTGTTTTAGCGAATCGTTCCCCGCACgcctatttttattcattaacaaatatatatatatatatataactttgttTGTCTTATTTTCGATCGACGTGAACGcaatgaaaattgaaataaacacTCTCGGAGTTATGTCGATGTACTGGATAATCTTTTGTCATCATGTTATTTGCCGATATCGCAGCCGCTAGTATTATTACGTAACTTGTGTAATAGCAAACCGAAAGCTAGCTGAGGTAGTCTGAGCATGGTATAAGTAATACAGTATATAGTAGTATAATATGTAAACGATATTATCAATCGAGATGTAGCGGCGCGAGGCTAAAGCTTGCCGTACTATTGATGTTGCTAAACTGCGAAATTAATCAGAAATAATAAGCTTCTGAGCCAGCCAAAGCCTCGGAGTAACAAGCAGATGCACATCTTCTCCCGTTTCAAGCTTTCTCTCATGTTACATTATCTCTATCGAATGCAATACGTAAactactttctttttttgtcactcaattaatgaaacattgaattttctttcttgCCTAAATCGTGAAATGGTGAATTCTAATCTGCCAATCGTGTCGAACGTGATCTGGGTTACTCATTACTCGTTTTCGCACAGGTAAAAGGAGTTTGTTACAAACTCCGAGCTTAGGCCCAGCCATGCCATTTGCGTGCGAATCTTGAACCACAGATACGTAGATCCAATGCAAAAGATATACGAATTCTCTCAGTAAAACTTATTACCTTCCGGATGATGCAGGCAGAGGCAGCGACGATGTAGAACCGCGCTTGTTCACACTGTTGCTCGACATTGTGGAAGCGTTCGATGCGGACTTCGTTGCGGATTTGCCAGAGTGATGCTTGGACTTGATGCACTCCAGCACTATTTGATCCTTGCACGACTGGCTCTGATGAACCGATGCTCCGCAATCtgattttataagaattaattcaggcgtaacgtttttttttttcattatttcacaatattgcttaatataatattcatctTACTGTCGCAATGAAGGAGCGGTTTATTCGTCGAATGTTTCATACAAACATCACATAGTAAGCTTCCCTGAGTCCCCACCGTCGTCGTTACCCACAGATGCTGCTGACTAGTCTTCTTCCCGCTTTTATCCTGAAATGAGATTTCAGCACGATTCGTCTGAAAAGTGTCCTTATCGGATATATTGAACGATCGCAGTTTGAACGATTGCTTTACCTTCTTTTTGCGGAAAAAGATAGAACCGCGCTTTCTTCTGGTCTTCTCGGGATGATCATCGTATGGAGCACCACTGAAAAATGAGCAGATATGTCGACCTTGCTCGATTTTAAATATGGAATAGGTATTTAAAATCGGATATTGTAGGTGATCAGCGGTGGTGCAACTATAGAAGCATTTCAATCTATTATTAAGAGAGATAAGACAGCTCATTATAAGAacgtgtgtatatgtgtgtgtgcgtgtgtgtgtgtagctTGTAAAATATGTGCGATCAAAGCTacgtgtttaaaaaaaatgtgtaacatGCACAAACGATGTGATAATTTTCAGTAACAttgagatttatataaaattccatGATTTTTCGCTCAATGAGTGTTAAGTGATATTAAACTGCCAACATATATCTctaattaataactaaatgGAAATGTATGTTATCTCAAAACCAACAAACGTATCTGTACTCGTCTGCATTCGTAACTACGAAATCATCGATCGACTGGCAAACCGGTACAAACCATTTCCATCAGAGACGTTAAAGGATATTCGCAATATCATGAATAATTTAGTTAAGGTGTGAGAGATTTAAGGCAGTCGCAGATACTCACTCGGTCAAAAGCTCGTCAAGGGATATCTGGACATTCGGAGTGCCCTCTCGATCTTCGTGGAATTCAT from Linepithema humile isolate Giens D197 chromosome 2, Lhum_UNIL_v1.0, whole genome shotgun sequence encodes:
- the cyst gene encoding rho guanine nucleotide exchange factor 18 isoform X1, translating into MEKRQEVLAPFSSDECPNSGEDSEEDVITDYLGSSHPECDRVLPIINGDLRGLSLHGGIVTETGYNTKDNTNKTSVTMSEGGDEQHHHQRQQLQQQQHPLLALGTNIQIQPNPLVPIISVTPHSPGVAKNYPVLEENLQQLHEIHDCIQRMRDLTLGTLGYHRVSNDAHRLTSSCPSLCPLAAAEHVPRSANHDTGSDPDFILGNCSTNSSPTHFPLSGHVRSQRGVAQGVDRRRSWTGDLEDLEESSRHNHRRYSGQNHLQAQNMRQRSISLSSLDSENELELDGKSCTGPVGVGNRACRSQTSTHSLNEADLVQSEYQKIVTKRGSQRLAESSSLMPGLTGSRLPLQKSISTPSIVTPQVHLAEAGTRTTPSLAARHERNEKGSGSETETEDLHTAHSHEFHEDREGTPNVQISLDELLTDGAPYDDHPEKTRRKRGSIFFRKKKDKSGKKTSQQHLWVTTTVGTQGSLLCDVCMKHSTNKPLLHCDNCGASVHQSQSCKDQIVLECIKSKHHSGKSATKSASNASTMSSNSVNKRGSTSSLPLPASSGREINSHKKTVSSYSPWRRVATKLGVNQTINEEKDAESGQHRDLPSGGEEFDFGEDAHQFTVSDLEEIDPELELGKEEPDSWSSTIGRNVALRLVDNCEREVKRQEHIYEFVLTEKHHCLVLLAMEKIFAEGLRRHFRLGQPDLERMFPRLRDLIDIHLRFLQKLRRRQSADPVVSTIADILVEQFSGDNAHRMKSAYGEFCSRHRDAVEAYKYYLRNDPRFARFVRHCQTNPLLKKKGIPECILFVTQRLTKYPLLVEPLIKTAIVQDEATKLPRALALVKEILADVDACVADKEREDRKLEIYNKIDAKSFATYRGAKFKKSDIINRVLKFEGTAYLLHNRGCKMTAIVVVVLSDILFFLAERDQKYAFFVPDNKTGIMSLQKLLVREKARQESCIYLISNNPAEPEMFELKIQKPKDKQVWIKAIRSACEACPHEHDNEVDALAENTNELRDTRSSSISLTVEEKQRIARTKESHIHKIVDEMRKKDAELALLFEEKINLQMQLLHATNILSGNESDNEKIEKFDKEGTDYSRLVYNEGMDTIQLWQEAFVVLQEASRLINLLSPSSGGLSRSLSSAGERHSEAYIPPALCVPRRAETFAGFDHNKERHPLRDSNALNTLIPGPKLGELPKENPDELPKQNLDELSRHNSDKLPTENPDEKEGQELDTSKDQHRAALRLSHHIYTLYNIVTSQMTTIDRFQAQLAVCRESKCNSRPNPNRQLEELRNLQDQFCREKATFRAVSQQEKTQLEEERTELARQREQLIAEQRDVTQQREQLYRRLEALERQGVTLSSTTGSTAIHLSHLTQNTDTMQQTARSKTQQSDAKRIPLNLISATNQQKVQSNLPVKQQLPLKLASGSNNNTRSSSTASNNSPDRHSRTGSSPALVTGSAYSSPELGNSHHHGIGGGHIHSSNRSLRITRSPPDTSYAHQQTQQHQQQRSAEMQSSPQQQQQQQQQQQQQQQQQPLEEEVIFF
- the cyst gene encoding rho guanine nucleotide exchange factor 18 isoform X5; this translates as MEKRQEVLAPFSSDECPNSGEDSEEDVITDYLGSSHPECDRVLPIINGDLRGLSLHGGIVTETGYNTKDNTNKTSVTMSEGGDEQHHHQRQQLQQQQHPLLALGTNIQIQPNPLVPIISVTPHSPGVAKNYPVLEENLQQLHEIHDCIQRMRDLTLGTLGYHRVSNDAHRLTSSCPSLCPLAAAEHVPRSANHDTGSDPDFILGNCSTNSSPTHFPLSGHVRSQRGVAQGVDRRRSWTGDLEDLEESSRHNHRRYSGQNHLQAQNMRQRSISLSSLDSENELELDGKSCTGPVGVGNRACRSQTSTHSLNEADLVQSEYQKIVTKRGSQRLAESSSLMPGLTGSRLPLQKSISTPSIVTPQVHLAEAGTRTTPSLAAGAPYDDHPEKTRRKRGSIFFRKKKDKSGKKTSQQHLWVTTTVGTQGSLLCDVCMKHSTNKPLLHCDNCGASVHQSQSCKDQIVLECIKSKHHSGKSATKSASNASTMSSNSVNKRGSTSSLPLPASSGREINSHKKTVSSYSPWRRVATKLGVNQTINEEKDAESGQHRDLPSGGEEFDFGEDAHQFTVSDLEEIDPELELGKEEPDSWSSTIGRNVALRLVDNCEREVKRQEHIYEFVLTEKHHCLVLLAMEKIFAEGLRRHFRLGQPDLERMFPRLRDLIDIHLRFLQKLRRRQSADPVVSTIADILVEQFSGDNAHRMKSAYGEFCSRHRDAVEAYKYYLRNDPRFARFVRHCQTNPLLKKKGIPECILFVTQRLTKYPLLVEPLIKTAIVQDEATKLPRALALVKEILADVDACVADKEREDRKLEIYNKIDAKSFATYRGAKFKKSDIINRVLKFEGTAYLLHNRGCKMTAIVVVVLSDILFFLAERDQKYAFFVPDNKTGIMSLQKLLVREKARQESCIYLISNNPAEPEMFELKIQKPKDKQVWIKAIRSACEACPHEHDNEVDALAENTNELRDTRSSSISLTVEEKQRIARTKESHIHKIVDEMRKKDAELALLFEEKINLQMQLLHATNILSGNESDNEKIEKFDKEGTDYSRLVYNEGMDTIQLWQEAFVVLQEASRLINLLSPSSGGLSRSLSSAGERHSEAYIPPALCVPRRAETFAGFDHNKERHPLRDSNALNTLIPGPKLGELPKENPDELPKQNLDELSRHNSDKLPTENPDEKEGQELDTSKDQHRAALRLSHHIYTLYNIVTSQMTTIDRFQAQLAVCRESKCNSRPNPNRQLEELRNLQDQFCREKATFRAVSQQEKTQLEEERTELARQREQLIAEQRDVTQQREQLYRRLEALERQGVTLSSTTGSTAIHLSHLTQNTDTMQQTARSKTQQSDAKRIPLNLISATNQQKVQSNLPVKQQLPLKLASGSNNNTRSSSTASNNSPDRHSRTGSSPALVTGSAYSSPELGNSHHHGIGGGHIHSSNRSLRITRSPPDTSYAHQQTQQHQQQRSAEMQSSPQQQQQQQQQQQQQQQQQPLEEEVIFF